A part of Paraliobacillus zengyii genomic DNA contains:
- a CDS encoding lipopolysaccharide biosynthesis protein: MLSFFKKGIYKDSFLNIVASLILTAAVQLLAYPFLGRQFSVSDYGLILMIMGIINAIGVSLGNSLNNTRILLQAEYEKKGFHGDYNPIFLGISIVGAITVAVITTIVLKKIDVTVIGSIVITLLILIRAYYSASFRININYNKVLMSNLFGLFGYLFGIIITYFTGLWVFLFIFGELFSCIYILNTSKIVRDKFQITSLFKKSFNKFFFIMSASVLSTMMMYMDRFYIYPFLGAEEVSAYTVASYLGKTAGIIFIPIAGVLLTYYAKEDELKIREFYKRTSLFVLCSFVIYIGIITLGIPITKLLYPTIINDAIPYFNIANLAAIVFILGNTIQPTLLRYCEAKWPPIIQGVYFIVYLILGYYGMIHYGLLGFCYAILISNIFQVIFMLITVTVSLHKKIVIL, encoded by the coding sequence ATGCTTTCATTTTTTAAAAAAGGTATCTATAAGGATTCATTTTTAAATATTGTTGCTTCACTAATTTTAACTGCAGCAGTTCAATTACTTGCATATCCATTTCTTGGTCGGCAATTTTCAGTATCTGATTATGGATTAATTCTTATGATTATGGGAATTATTAATGCTATAGGTGTATCCTTAGGTAATTCATTAAATAATACTAGAATATTATTACAGGCGGAATATGAGAAAAAAGGTTTTCATGGTGATTATAATCCAATATTCTTAGGTATCTCGATAGTAGGTGCTATTACTGTAGCCGTAATAACTACTATAGTTCTAAAGAAAATTGATGTAACAGTAATAGGCTCTATTGTAATAACCTTGCTAATTTTAATTCGTGCTTATTACTCAGCTAGTTTTAGAATAAATATAAATTATAATAAAGTACTAATGTCAAATTTATTTGGATTGTTTGGATATTTATTTGGTATTATTATTACTTATTTCACAGGATTATGGGTGTTTTTATTTATTTTCGGAGAATTATTTTCATGTATATACATTCTAAATACATCGAAAATTGTGCGTGATAAATTTCAAATAACGTCATTATTCAAAAAAAGTTTTAACAAATTCTTTTTCATTATGTCAGCATCTGTTTTATCTACAATGATGATGTATATGGATCGATTTTATATATATCCTTTTCTGGGAGCTGAAGAAGTTTCTGCATATACTGTTGCGTCATACCTTGGTAAGACAGCAGGAATTATATTTATTCCTATTGCGGGTGTTTTGCTCACATATTACGCCAAGGAAGACGAACTAAAAATAAGAGAGTTCTACAAACGTACAAGTCTTTTTGTGTTATGTTCCTTTGTTATTTATATAGGAATAATTACATTAGGAATTCCTATTACGAAGTTACTTTATCCAACAATTATTAATGACGCAATACCTTATTTTAATATTGCTAATCTAGCCGCTATTGTTTTTATTTTAGGAAACACAATTCAACCAACATTATTAAGATATTGTGAAGCAAAATGGCCACCTATAATTCAAGGTGTCTATTTTATTGTATATTTAATATTAGGTTATTACGGCATGATTCACTATGGTTTGCTTGGTTTTTGCTATGCTATATTAATTTCAAATATATTTCAAGTTATATTTATGTTAATTACAGTAACTGTCTCTTTGCATAAAAAAATTGTTATTCTATGA
- a CDS encoding glycosyltransferase family 4 protein yields the protein MKITHLCLCGPLTDNWTYQDNLLPKYHKALGYDVSVITSQYIWNDVGDLDIDSREIYYNEYGIKTIRIKSQYNTNVHSKFKKYQNLYKTISNERADILFIHGIQFIDIITIVRYLKKHSEVVVYVDNHADFSNSATNWFSEYILHKVIWKWCGKLIEPYTKKFYGVLPARVNFLKEVYKLPDKKVELLVLGADDERVKEAKANSNRLDIRKKHQINSDDFLIITGGKIDSAKKQILLLMKAVSEIEVDNKKVKLIVFGSVEPEIKDELKLLINGNKIQYVGWISPYDTYQYLAAADLAVFPGRHSVIWEQVVGIGVPCLFKYWEGTTHINVGGNCQFLYEDSVDEIRTKVKEILDNPNFYESMKNNAELYGMARFSYAKIAKESIQ from the coding sequence ATGAAAATCACACATTTATGCTTATGCGGGCCACTAACTGATAATTGGACATATCAAGATAATCTACTTCCTAAATATCATAAAGCTTTAGGATATGATGTTAGTGTAATAACATCTCAGTATATATGGAATGATGTTGGAGACTTGGATATAGATAGTAGGGAAATCTATTATAATGAGTATGGAATTAAAACAATTAGAATTAAATCTCAATACAATACAAATGTTCATTCGAAATTCAAAAAATACCAAAATCTATATAAGACAATCTCTAATGAAAGGGCCGATATCCTTTTTATCCATGGTATACAATTTATAGATATTATTACAATTGTTAGATACTTAAAAAAACATTCTGAAGTTGTTGTTTATGTTGATAATCATGCTGATTTTTCAAATAGTGCTACAAATTGGTTCTCAGAGTATATCCTTCATAAGGTTATTTGGAAGTGGTGTGGTAAATTGATAGAGCCTTATACTAAAAAATTTTATGGGGTTCTGCCGGCTAGAGTTAATTTTCTAAAAGAGGTATATAAATTACCTGATAAAAAAGTAGAATTGTTGGTCTTAGGTGCTGACGATGAAAGAGTTAAAGAGGCGAAAGCTAATAGTAATAGATTAGACATTCGGAAAAAACATCAAATTAATTCAGATGATTTTTTGATTATAACAGGTGGTAAGATTGATTCAGCAAAAAAACAAATATTACTTTTAATGAAAGCAGTTAGCGAAATTGAAGTTGATAATAAAAAAGTTAAGCTTATTGTTTTTGGATCAGTTGAACCTGAGATTAAAGATGAATTAAAGTTATTAATTAATGGAAATAAGATACAATACGTAGGGTGGATTTCACCGTATGACACATACCAATATTTAGCTGCCGCTGATTTAGCTGTTTTTCCAGGAAGACATTCTGTCATATGGGAGCAAGTTGTTGGAATAGGAGTCCCTTGTCTATTTAAATATTGGGAGGGAACAACCCATATTAATGTAGGTGGGAATTGCCAATTTCTCTATGAAGATTCTGTGGATGAAATAAGAACTAAAGTTAAAGAAATCCTAGATAATCCAAATTTTTATGAATCTATGAAAAATAATGCAGAACTATATGGAATGGCAAGGTTCTCATATGCAAAAATTGCGAAAGAAAGCATACAATAA
- a CDS encoding glycosyltransferase yields MRILQINSVCGVGSTGRITTDIHSILKEQGHESYVAYGRNNPMNCESAIRIGNKFDNYSHVAKTRILDKHGFGSRRATKNFIEKIKFLDPDVIHLHNIHGYYINIKILFDYLKEINKPVVWTLHDCWAFTGHCTHFEYVGCECWKVDGNHICSQKREYPASLFINNSKKNYKKKKEAFTGVKNLTIVTPSNWLKNIVKASFLKEYPVKLINNGIDIDVFKPSKGTFRSRYGLENKFILLGAASTWSEKKGYNFFLELSYNLEQDEKIVLIGLSENQKQNLPNNILGITRTNDIKELAEIYSSADVFVNPTLEEVLGLTNLEALACGTPVITFETGGSIECIDDSCGIVVEKGNMYKTLEAIKIIKTKYKSFYSMSCIDRVNKLFSKEDKYSEYVELYENCR; encoded by the coding sequence GTGAGAATTTTACAAATTAACTCTGTTTGTGGTGTTGGAAGTACAGGAAGGATTACAACGGATATACATTCTATCTTAAAAGAACAGGGTCATGAAAGCTATGTTGCTTATGGAAGAAATAATCCAATGAATTGTGAATCAGCTATACGGATAGGAAATAAATTTGATAACTATTCCCATGTAGCTAAGACAAGAATACTTGATAAACATGGTTTTGGATCTCGAAGAGCTACTAAGAATTTTATTGAAAAGATAAAGTTCTTAGATCCGGATGTAATTCATTTGCACAACATTCACGGATATTATATTAATATTAAAATTTTGTTTGATTATCTAAAAGAAATTAATAAGCCTGTTGTTTGGACTTTACATGATTGTTGGGCATTTACTGGTCATTGTACTCATTTTGAATATGTAGGTTGTGAATGTTGGAAGGTAGATGGTAATCATATTTGTTCTCAAAAGAGAGAATATCCTGCAAGTCTATTTATTAATAATTCAAAAAAAAATTACAAAAAGAAGAAAGAAGCCTTTACGGGAGTGAAAAATTTAACTATTGTTACCCCTTCAAATTGGTTGAAAAATATAGTGAAAGCTTCTTTTTTGAAAGAGTATCCAGTTAAATTGATAAATAATGGAATAGATATAGATGTTTTTAAACCATCAAAAGGCACCTTTAGATCTAGATACGGACTTGAAAATAAATTTATTCTTCTAGGTGCCGCAAGTACTTGGAGTGAAAAAAAAGGTTATAACTTTTTTTTAGAACTTTCTTACAATTTAGAACAAGATGAAAAAATAGTTTTAATTGGATTATCAGAAAATCAAAAACAGAATTTACCTAATAATATTTTAGGTATTACAAGAACTAATGATATTAAAGAATTGGCAGAAATATATTCTTCAGCCGATGTATTTGTTAATCCTACTCTAGAAGAAGTATTAGGTTTAACTAATTTAGAGGCATTGGCATGTGGAACTCCTGTAATCACCTTTGAAACAGGTGGAAGTATTGAGTGTATAGATGATTCTTGCGGCATAGTTGTAGAGAAAGGTAATATGTATAAAACACTTGAAGCTATTAAGATTATAAAGACAAAATATAAATCATTTTATAGTATGAGTTGTATTGATCGTGTAAATAAGCTATTTAGTAAGGAAGATAAATATAGCGAGTATGTAGAACTATATGAAAATTGCAGGTGA
- the wecB gene encoding non-hydrolyzing UDP-N-acetylglucosamine 2-epimerase, with product MKKLKVMTVVGTRPEIIRLSAVLNKLEESNAIEHTLVHTGQNYDYELNEIFFRDFGLKKPDFFLNAATGTAVETIGNILVKIDPIMEEVKPDAFLVLGDTNSCLCAIAAKRRQIPIFHMEAGNRCFDQRVPEETNRKIVDHTADVNLTYSDIAREYLLREGLPADRIIKTGSPMFEVLHSRKADIEKSDVLERLELHEEKYFVVSAHREENVNSDINFLDLVVSLNAIAEKYNMPVIVSTHPRTRKMIETKGIEFNPLVKTMKPLGFNDYVKLQIKAKAVLSDSGTISEESSILGFRALNIRQTHERPEAMEEASVMMVGLKKDRILQGLKILETQETGTLRLVEDYSMSNVSDKVVRILLSYTDYVNRVVWGKYSENFTN from the coding sequence ATGAAAAAGTTAAAAGTTATGACAGTTGTAGGTACTAGACCAGAGATTATAAGGTTGTCAGCTGTTTTAAATAAATTAGAAGAATCAAATGCAATTGAACACACGCTAGTTCATACTGGACAAAATTATGATTATGAATTAAATGAAATATTCTTTAGGGATTTTGGCCTGAAAAAACCTGACTTTTTTCTAAACGCAGCTACAGGAACAGCAGTAGAAACTATTGGTAATATTTTAGTCAAGATCGATCCTATTATGGAAGAAGTTAAGCCAGATGCTTTCTTAGTCCTAGGAGATACAAATAGTTGTTTATGTGCAATTGCAGCAAAAAGAAGGCAGATTCCAATTTTTCATATGGAAGCTGGAAACAGATGCTTTGACCAACGAGTTCCCGAAGAAACGAACAGAAAAATCGTCGATCATACAGCTGATGTTAATTTAACTTATAGTGATATTGCAAGAGAATATTTGTTAAGAGAAGGCCTCCCTGCGGATAGAATTATTAAAACGGGAAGTCCAATGTTTGAAGTGCTTCACTCTAGAAAAGCTGACATAGAGAAATCAGATGTACTAGAGAGATTGGAGCTACATGAAGAAAAATATTTTGTAGTATCAGCTCACAGAGAAGAAAATGTGAATTCAGATATAAACTTCTTAGATTTAGTTGTTAGTTTAAATGCGATTGCTGAAAAATATAATATGCCTGTTATTGTAAGTACACATCCTAGAACTAGAAAGATGATTGAGACTAAAGGAATAGAGTTTAATCCTTTAGTGAAAACTATGAAGCCATTAGGGTTTAATGATTATGTCAAGCTACAAATTAAAGCTAAAGCGGTGCTTAGTGATAGTGGAACGATCAGTGAGGAATCTTCCATTCTTGGATTTAGAGCACTTAATATTAGACAAACTCATGAAAGACCAGAAGCTATGGAAGAGGCTTCAGTTATGATGGTTGGACTGAAAAAAGATAGAATATTACAAGGCCTTAAAATCTTAGAAACTCAAGAAACTGGTACATTAAGGCTTGTTGAAGATTATAGTATGTCTAATGTATCCGATAAGGTAGTTAGAATACTTCTATCATATACAGATTATGTGAATAGGGTCGTGTGGGGGAAATATAGTGAGAATTTTACAAATTAA
- a CDS encoding capsular polysaccharide biosynthesis protein CapF — MKILVTGAKGFIGKNLVAELRNQNYTDIFEYNKNTNPDLLGDYCKEADFVFHLAGVNRPKNESDFMDGNFGFTSILLDTLKRQKNTCPVMISSSTQAELANGYGISKKAGEDLLYEYNKVTGAKVLVYRFPNVFGKWCRPNYNSAVATFCYNVSHDLPITLNDPSVEMKLVYIDDVIEELINALKNKETSSGDFCRIPIVHTLTLGKIVDLIYSFKKSREERSIPDMSNSFEMKLYSTYLSYLPEDKFSYDLKMNVDQRGSFTEFIKTPERGQVSVNISKPGVTKGNHWHHTKNEKFLVVSGNGVIRFREINSDEVIEYFVSAEKMEVVDIPTGYTHNIENQGVTDMVTIMWANEPFDPEKPDTYYLEV; from the coding sequence ATGAAGATACTAGTAACTGGTGCCAAGGGTTTTATCGGTAAGAACCTTGTAGCAGAATTAAGGAACCAAAATTATACTGACATCTTTGAATATAATAAGAACACTAATCCTGATTTACTCGGTGATTATTGTAAAGAAGCTGACTTTGTGTTTCATTTGGCTGGAGTCAATCGACCTAAGAATGAGTCAGATTTTATGGATGGCAACTTTGGATTCACATCAATTCTGTTAGACACGCTAAAAAGACAAAAAAATACTTGCCCAGTTATGATTTCTTCATCAACCCAAGCCGAATTGGCTAACGGATATGGTATCAGCAAAAAAGCGGGGGAAGATTTACTTTATGAATATAATAAAGTCACAGGAGCAAAGGTTCTAGTTTACCGTTTTCCTAATGTTTTTGGTAAATGGTGTAGACCAAATTATAACAGTGCAGTAGCTACGTTTTGTTATAACGTATCTCATGACTTACCTATCACTCTTAACGACCCTAGTGTTGAGATGAAGTTGGTATATATTGATGATGTGATCGAAGAATTGATCAATGCATTAAAAAATAAAGAAACTTCGTCTGGTGATTTTTGTAGGATTCCGATAGTTCATACTCTTACTCTTGGGAAAATTGTTGACTTAATATATTCATTTAAAAAAAGTCGAGAAGAACGATCAATTCCAGATATGTCTAATTCATTTGAAATGAAATTGTATAGTACTTATCTCAGTTATTTACCAGAAGATAAATTCAGTTATGACCTTAAGATGAATGTAGACCAGAGAGGCTCCTTTACAGAGTTTATTAAGACTCCAGAAAGAGGTCAAGTTTCTGTTAACATATCAAAACCTGGTGTCACGAAGGGTAACCATTGGCACCATACAAAAAATGAGAAATTTCTTGTCGTAAGTGGGAATGGCGTCATTCGCTTTAGAGAAATCAACTCTGATGAAGTCATTGAATATTTTGTAAGTGCAGAAAAAATGGAGGTAGTTGATATACCAACGGGCTATACCCATAATATAGAAAACCAAGGTGTTACAGATATGGTCACTATTATGTGGGCCAACGAGCCATTTGACCCAGAGAAGCCAGACACATACTACCTGGAGGTATAA
- a CDS encoding polysaccharide biosynthesis protein, producing MFKNKTLLITGGTGSFGNAVMKRFLDTDIKEIRIFSRDEKKQDDMRKLYKNDKLKFYIGDVRDLASVKNAMYGVDYIFHAAALKQVPSCEFFPLEAVKTNVLGTENVLNGAVESGVKKVICLSTDKAAYPINAMGISKAMMEKVFVAKGKTVDPAETLICGTRYGNVMASRGSVIPLFIEQVKNGQPLTVTDPNMTRFLMSLDEAVELVVFAFENAEAGDIMVQKSPASTIGDLAKAVNELFDSDNEIKTIGTRHGEKLYETLLTREEHVVAKDLGGFYRVPADKRDLNYDKYFEEGDQQLSTEEEYNSHNTERLSIEAIKDKLLMLDFVQNELKGWNK from the coding sequence ATGTTTAAGAATAAAACGCTACTGATAACTGGTGGTACAGGATCTTTTGGTAATGCTGTTATGAAAAGATTTTTAGATACAGATATAAAAGAAATTCGTATATTCTCACGAGATGAGAAAAAACAAGATGACATGCGTAAACTCTATAAAAATGATAAACTTAAATTTTATATAGGTGATGTACGTGATTTAGCAAGTGTAAAGAACGCAATGTATGGTGTTGATTATATTTTTCATGCAGCCGCTCTTAAACAAGTTCCATCATGTGAGTTTTTTCCTTTAGAAGCAGTAAAAACTAATGTTCTCGGTACGGAAAATGTTTTAAATGGTGCAGTGGAGAGTGGAGTTAAAAAAGTAATTTGCTTGTCTACTGACAAAGCTGCTTACCCTATTAATGCAATGGGGATTTCTAAAGCCATGATGGAAAAGGTTTTTGTGGCTAAGGGTAAGACAGTTGATCCCGCTGAAACTCTAATCTGTGGTACACGCTATGGAAATGTTATGGCTTCAAGAGGGTCTGTTATTCCACTATTTATTGAACAAGTTAAAAATGGGCAACCCTTGACGGTTACTGATCCTAACATGACAAGGTTCTTGATGAGTCTTGATGAGGCCGTCGAATTAGTAGTATTTGCATTTGAGAACGCTGAAGCTGGAGATATCATGGTCCAAAAATCACCAGCGTCAACTATCGGAGATTTAGCAAAAGCTGTTAATGAGTTATTCGATTCTGATAATGAAATAAAAACAATTGGTACGCGCCATGGTGAAAAGTTATATGAAACTCTTTTAACTAGAGAAGAGCATGTTGTTGCAAAAGATTTAGGTGGTTTTTATAGAGTACCTGCTGATAAGAGAGATCTTAACTATGATAAGTATTTCGAAGAAGGTGACCAGCAGTTATCCACTGAAGAAGAATATAATTCTCATAACACTGAGAGATTAAGTATTGAAGCAATAAAAGATAAATTATTAATGCTAGACTTTGTTCAAAATGAATTAAAAGGTTGGAATAAATAA
- a CDS encoding glycosyltransferase family 4 protein, with protein MKILVVCQYYYPEPFRITDICETLVKMGHEVTVLTGLPNYPEGRVLDEYRNGKKRHEVIKGVKIIRSYEIGRGSSKIKLFLNYFSFAISASLKALFMKEKFDVVFVNQLSPVVMSIPAIIYKKKKKKKILLYSLDLWPASLAAGGIKENSISYQFFLKVSRWIYSSPDLILVTSSMFKKYFGSTLGIKTEIIRHLPQYAEDLFTTEFNSISDSNDYKYIFVFAGNIGDMQSVETIVKAANELSDYPDIGFYIIGDGSKLEECKIISKSLGLKNVRYYGRLPLSEMPKYYSMADAMLITLKDNKNLSYTLPGKVQSYMAAGKPIIGAINGETRRVIEESNSGLCCAAEDYKGLANIVIEYCNSSEKENMASNSYDYYIENYSKEKFMSILENTLKSLGGIIDV; from the coding sequence ATGAAGATACTAGTTGTCTGCCAATATTACTATCCTGAACCTTTTCGTATTACTGATATATGTGAAACACTTGTAAAAATGGGTCATGAAGTAACTGTGCTGACAGGTCTTCCTAATTATCCAGAGGGACGAGTGCTTGATGAGTATCGTAATGGTAAGAAAAGGCATGAAGTAATTAAGGGCGTAAAAATTATAAGAAGTTATGAGATTGGTAGAGGTAGTAGTAAAATAAAACTTTTTCTGAATTACTTTAGTTTTGCTATATCAGCATCTTTAAAAGCATTATTTATGAAAGAAAAATTCGATGTGGTATTCGTAAATCAACTTTCACCAGTTGTGATGAGTATCCCCGCAATAATTTATAAGAAGAAAAAGAAGAAAAAGATATTACTTTATAGTCTTGATCTATGGCCTGCTAGTTTAGCGGCTGGTGGAATTAAAGAAAATTCAATATCGTATCAGTTTTTTTTAAAAGTCTCAAGATGGATATATAGTTCACCAGATTTAATTTTAGTTACTTCTAGTATGTTCAAAAAATACTTTGGTAGTACTCTTGGAATTAAAACCGAAATTATACGTCATCTTCCTCAATATGCTGAAGATTTATTTACCACTGAATTTAATTCAATATCAGATTCTAATGATTATAAATATATATTTGTGTTTGCAGGAAATATTGGTGATATGCAAAGTGTTGAAACAATAGTTAAAGCGGCTAATGAATTAAGTGATTATCCAGATATAGGGTTTTATATAATTGGAGATGGATCCAAGTTAGAAGAATGTAAGATAATCAGTAAAAGCTTAGGGCTGAAAAATGTTAGGTATTATGGAAGACTTCCTTTGAGTGAAATGCCAAAGTATTATAGTATGGCAGATGCAATGTTAATAACCCTAAAAGATAACAAAAACCTTTCTTATACACTTCCTGGTAAAGTCCAATCTTATATGGCAGCTGGTAAACCCATAATAGGAGCAATTAACGGTGAGACAAGACGTGTAATAGAAGAATCAAATAGCGGATTATGTTGTGCTGCAGAGGATTATAAAGGGCTAGCAAATATAGTTATTGAGTATTGTAATAGTAGTGAAAAAGAAAACATGGCTAGTAACTCATATGATTATTACATTGAGAATTATAGTAAAGAGAAATTTATGTCGATATTAGAGAACACCCTAAAAAGTCTTGGAGGGATAATAGATGTTTAA
- a CDS encoding sugar transferase, whose protein sequence is MYLKIKRLLDIVLSLIGLLLLSPIFIILIIAIKLDSRGPVFFKQKRVGIFKTHFYMLKFRTMRIDTPKDMPTHLLDNPTQYITNIGKIMRKTSLDELPQILNILVGQMSTIGPRPALWNQFDLIEERDKYNANDVPPGLTGWAQINGRDELTIEVKSKLDGEYVENISLRMDVRCFFGTILSVVKSDGIIEGRNKSHEEVVSTKKNKV, encoded by the coding sequence ATGTATTTAAAAATAAAAAGACTATTAGATATTGTTCTCTCATTAATAGGTTTATTACTTCTATCACCAATATTTATAATTCTTATCATAGCTATTAAACTGGATTCAAGAGGACCAGTATTTTTCAAACAAAAACGTGTTGGCATTTTTAAGACTCATTTTTATATGTTGAAATTTCGTACTATGAGGATAGATACCCCAAAGGACATGCCAACGCACCTATTGGATAATCCAACCCAGTATATTACCAATATCGGTAAAATCATGAGAAAAACTTCTCTTGATGAACTTCCTCAAATTTTGAACATTCTTGTTGGTCAAATGAGTACTATAGGTCCTAGACCCGCGCTTTGGAATCAGTTTGATCTTATAGAAGAGAGAGATAAATATAATGCTAATGATGTTCCACCAGGTTTGACTGGTTGGGCACAGATTAATGGTCGAGATGAACTTACTATTGAAGTGAAGTCTAAATTAGATGGAGAATATGTTGAGAACATAAGTCTTAGAATGGATGTTAGATGCTTCTTTGGGACAATTCTAAGTGTGGTTAAGAGTGATGGTATCATTGAAGGTAGGAATAAATCTCATGAGGAAGTTGTGAGCACTAAAAAGAATAAGGTTTGA
- a CDS encoding polysaccharide biosynthesis protein has translation MSYRKRMTFLILLDSIIVTTAIFIAAWLVYPSSSVWSMDMIVISSITLLFFHHLYAILYKLYHKVWAYASVGELTSIVKAITLSIISTAIIQFLINDFTIYRRAFVITWMLHIIFIGGSRFFWRVFRDRFIVSNSNQKRTLIVGAGAAGAMIVRQLKNEPQNTDLNPVAFVDDDSNKQKMQLYDIPVSGFTNDIPQIVEKMKIDHIVIAIPSLSNGELNEVVTMCNQTNARVQMLPRIEDLASGRVSVSALRNVDVEDVLGRPSVQLDLGTISEFVTSQTVMITGAGGSIGSEICRQLMAFNPDKILLVGHGEFSIYSIDMELRETLQDKDTEIIPIIADVQDRKRIFEIVERYQPTMVYHAAAHKHVPLMEYNPHEAIKNNVIGTKNVTEACDTYGVDTFVLVSTDKSVNPTNVMGATKRLAEMVVQNLAKQSKTKFVAVRFGNVLGSRGSVIPLFKKQIEKGGPVTVTHPDMTRYFMTIPEASRLVIQAGTLAKGGEIFVLDMGEPVKIVDLAKNLIKLSGYTEDEIPIEFSGIRPGEKMFEELLDDNEVLPGEVYEKIYVGRTIDVEMGRLLDLIEQFEGYTKEEVKEALMAIVYAEKELKAVEG, from the coding sequence ATGTCTTATCGAAAAAGGATGACATTTCTAATATTACTCGATTCGATAATTGTAACGACAGCAATTTTTATTGCTGCATGGCTTGTCTATCCATCGAGTTCCGTTTGGTCGATGGATATGATAGTCATCAGTTCGATTACATTATTATTCTTTCATCACCTTTATGCGATACTTTATAAGCTTTACCATAAAGTATGGGCATATGCTAGTGTTGGAGAATTAACATCGATTGTAAAAGCAATTACCTTATCGATTATATCAACAGCAATTATTCAATTCTTGATAAATGACTTTACGATTTATCGCCGTGCTTTCGTTATTACGTGGATGCTTCACATAATTTTTATTGGAGGTTCACGTTTTTTTTGGCGCGTTTTCCGAGATCGTTTTATAGTTTCAAACAGTAATCAAAAACGCACATTAATAGTAGGAGCTGGAGCTGCAGGTGCGATGATTGTTCGTCAGTTGAAAAATGAACCACAGAATACAGATCTTAATCCAGTGGCTTTTGTTGATGATGATAGCAACAAACAAAAAATGCAATTATATGATATTCCAGTGTCAGGATTTACGAATGACATACCACAGATAGTAGAAAAAATGAAAATTGATCATATCGTAATTGCCATTCCATCCTTAAGTAATGGGGAACTGAATGAAGTTGTTACGATGTGCAATCAGACCAATGCTAGAGTGCAAATGCTTCCAAGAATTGAAGACTTAGCAAGTGGTCGTGTTTCCGTAAGTGCATTACGTAATGTTGATGTGGAAGACGTTTTAGGACGTCCGTCAGTACAACTAGATCTTGGTACTATTTCAGAATTTGTTACAAGTCAAACAGTTATGATTACTGGTGCTGGTGGTTCAATTGGTTCCGAGATTTGTCGTCAATTGATGGCATTTAATCCAGATAAAATATTACTCGTTGGTCATGGTGAATTTAGTATTTATTCAATTGATATGGAGTTACGTGAAACTTTACAAGATAAAGATACAGAAATCATACCAATTATAGCTGATGTACAAGATCGTAAACGGATATTTGAAATTGTTGAAAGATATCAACCGACGATGGTTTATCATGCAGCAGCGCATAAACATGTCCCATTAATGGAATATAATCCACATGAGGCAATTAAAAATAATGTAATTGGCACGAAAAACGTTACAGAAGCATGTGATACGTATGGGGTAGATACATTTGTATTAGTCTCAACCGATAAATCAGTTAACCCGACGAATGTAATGGGTGCGACAAAACGTTTAGCTGAAATGGTCGTACAGAACTTGGCCAAACAAAGTAAAACAAAATTCGTTGCGGTACGTTTTGGTAATGTTTTAGGTAGCCGTGGAAGTGTTATCCCACTATTCAAAAAACAAATTGAAAAAGGTGGACCAGTTACAGTCACACATCCTGATATGACACGTTACTTCATGACGATTCCAGAAGCATCACGTCTTGTAATCCAAGCAGGAACATTAGCTAAGGGTGGAGAGATTTTCGTACTAGACATGGGTGAACCTGTTAAAATCGTTGACCTTGCGAAAAACTTGATTAAACTATCTGGTTACACAGAAGACGAAATTCCAATTGAATTCTCCGGTATCCGACCAGGAGAAAAAATGTTCGAAGAATTATTAGATGATAATGAGGTCCTTCCTGGAGAAGTGTACGAAAAAATATACGTTGGTCGAACAATAGATGTAGAGATGGGAAGATTACTAGATTTAATTGAACAGTTTGAAGGTTATACGAAAGAAGAAGTGAAAGAAGCGTTGATGGCGATTGTTTATGCCGAGAAAGAATTGAAGGCTGTTGAGGGATGA